GCCGATCATCAAACAAGTAACGCTCGCTATCTCGTTGATGCAGGCGCTGCTCTCATGTTTGCTGATACTGAGCTTGACAGCAAGCGCTTTAGTGACGAGCTCATCTCCTTGTTGCATGATGAGGCGCGCCGAGCTCAGATGCGCGCTTCTGCTGCCTCACTTGGACAAGAAAAGGCAGCATCAACGTTGGCTGATGAGCTTGAGAAGCTGCTCGATTAATGAGTGTCGCTGCCATAAGCGAATAAGTTACGTAAAAACCGAGCGCCAGCCGCTTATTGCGGGCATGCTCGTCCGCTTTTTGCGCTGAAGGTATTACAATTGAGAGCGTTTGTTGAAATGGTATATACCTAGTGCGGAGGGTCTATGGCTATCATGCCTATTCCAGAACAGAGTGAGCCAAGCTCATTTGAGCGCGTCCATTTTATTGGCATTGGTGGTGCGGGTATGAGCGGCATTGCACTCGTTTTGCACGAGCGTGGCTATGCGGTAAGCGGCTCTGATCTAAAGACATCACGCTATATTCGTCAGCTAACACATGCAGGATTGCCTATACATATTGGGCATGAAGCGCCAACCATTGATGAGGTACACCCTGACGTTGTGGTTGTATCAACTGCTATTCCTGATACTAATCCCGAGCTCGTGCGCGCGCGCGAGCTGGGTATTCCGGTGTGGCCCCGCGCAAAGATGCTTTCGGTGCTTTCTCAGGGGTCTAAAACAATTGCTATTGCAGGCACTCATGGCAAGACAACCACTTCATCCATGTGTGCCACGATGCTTGACCGTATGGGTAATGACCCAAGTTTTTTAATCGGCGGTATTGTTGAGGGCTACGATACCAACGGTCGCAATGGATCCAGTGAGTATTTTGTTTGTGAAGCAGATGAGTCGGATAGTTCCTTTTTATACCTTGACCCCGATGTTGTAGTAATCACCAATGTAGAGGCCGATCACCTCGATCATTACAGCTCGCTTGAAGAGATTGAGGAAACTTTTTGCACCTTCATGGGGCTAGTAGGAGAGACAGGTACGGTTATTGTCTGCGGTGATGATCAGCGTTTGCGTGAGCTTGCCGCGCGTACGGGACGTCGGGTTGT
This region of Collinsella sp. zg1085 genomic DNA includes:
- the murC gene encoding UDP-N-acetylmuramate--L-alanine ligase, which codes for MAIMPIPEQSEPSSFERVHFIGIGGAGMSGIALVLHERGYAVSGSDLKTSRYIRQLTHAGLPIHIGHEAPTIDEVHPDVVVVSTAIPDTNPELVRARELGIPVWPRAKMLSVLSQGSKTIAIAGTHGKTTTSSMCATMLDRMGNDPSFLIGGIVEGYDTNGRNGSSEYFVCEADESDSSFLYLDPDVVVITNVEADHLDHYSSLEEIEETFCTFMGLVGETGTVIVCGDDQRLRELAARTGRRVVSYGFAEDNDVVVHEHPHEGGLASYFEVVFDKDERYELSIKSNPGRHNMLNATASLVVASVLGVDVHAAAVALSSFDGVRRRFTQVGVVGGITVVDDYGHHPTEILATLKAAKRLPFEHVCVVFQPHRYSRLEALCDDFATSFIDADELILIDVFPAGEIPIPGVTSKMLADCVQALYPHKSVRYVAERGQLMQAIAEHTHAGDLLITMGAGDVTTVGPEFIEWLEELHGQGELR